In Thermodesulfitimonas autotrophica, the following proteins share a genomic window:
- the cmr6 gene encoding type III-B CRISPR module RAMP protein Cmr6 — translation MLNQAIHRTATLVLALGGEIRCLTTDWRFVTGLGREHPVENGFAWHHTLGVPFLPGSSVKGIVRAWAETWIDPPVSDDVRRIFGPDGEVRDKHVGSVIFFDALPVKPVRLEADVMTPHYALYYQQDRPENPPGDWYDPVPIPFLTVAPSQVFLFALAPRRLDDEQGRADCQRAMEWLTEALAAVGAGAKTAVGYGRFVRQEKEESEIRRGLTAYDVTFTPAADKLSGVPSGKHVPPAAMSPLRAEMEEDGYNRDPDRFMSALTTKWLKKLQDDQTIPDEKREIAVLLKEWYLMYRGEQWRRPNKKNKAKIAEIKKVLGE, via the coding sequence ATGTTGAATCAGGCCATACACCGTACCGCAACTCTGGTCCTTGCCTTGGGTGGCGAAATCCGCTGCCTTACGACCGACTGGCGCTTTGTTACCGGACTGGGCCGTGAGCATCCGGTCGAGAACGGTTTCGCTTGGCACCACACGTTAGGGGTGCCTTTCCTCCCGGGATCGTCGGTGAAGGGTATCGTGCGTGCTTGGGCAGAAACATGGATTGACCCACCAGTTTCGGATGACGTGCGGCGGATCTTTGGCCCAGATGGAGAGGTACGGGATAAGCACGTCGGCAGTGTCATCTTTTTCGATGCCCTGCCGGTTAAACCGGTTAGGTTAGAAGCCGACGTTATGACGCCCCACTACGCACTCTATTACCAGCAGGATAGACCCGAAAATCCACCTGGAGACTGGTATGATCCCGTTCCGATTCCCTTCCTCACCGTCGCGCCAAGCCAAGTCTTCCTTTTTGCCCTGGCGCCCCGCCGACTGGACGACGAACAAGGTCGTGCTGACTGCCAGCGGGCGATGGAGTGGCTAACCGAAGCGCTGGCTGCCGTCGGTGCGGGGGCGAAGACGGCTGTCGGTTACGGCCGGTTTGTGCGCCAGGAAAAAGAGGAAAGCGAAATCCGTCGTGGCCTTACCGCGTACGATGTCACCTTCACGCCGGCGGCGGACAAATTGTCCGGTGTACCGTCCGGAAAACATGTGCCACCTGCGGCAATGAGTCCGCTTCGGGCAGAGATGGAGGAAGACGGTTATAACCGCGACCCTGATCGGTTTATGAGTGCTTTGACTACCAAGTGGCTTAAGAAATTACAAGACGATCAGACAATACCGGACGAGAAAAGAGAAATCGCCGTTTTGCTAAAGGAGTGGTACCTGATGTACCGGGGTGAGCAATGGCGAAGGCCCAATAAGAAAAATAAAGCGAAGATTGCGGAGATCAAAAAAGTCCTTGGTGAATGA
- a CDS encoding type III-B CRISPR module-associated Cmr3 family protein: protein MNWQQWTFSILDTCFFREALPFNAGEGGYTATKGIFPPAMTTLQGAVRTALALERGWRPGEVALWPKELGGPDDLGELELRGPYLLFEDQPYFPMPLILLEKSGHFTRLTPGEPVTCDLGCVRLPVPERRLEGAKLPEGYYLSRDGLCAVLDGVIPSTEDIKKAEELWAEEVRVGIERQDSTRTALEGHLYNCVHVRPAANVKLVVFVSGIPSDWQVAGRRVVPLGGEGRLAAIEITPAEPAGILPSVPLICGEDGKLRFTVTLVTPGWYGKPQDVQRVIREGPPGIPGRCVSACIGKVQQVGGWDLANQQPRPLMPVLPPGSTWFYEAGATDAGQVARLHGQCLGFRAAYGFGQIAIGRWEEKKNE, encoded by the coding sequence GTGAACTGGCAACAATGGACCTTCTCCATCCTGGATACCTGTTTTTTTCGCGAAGCCTTACCCTTCAATGCTGGCGAAGGTGGGTACACAGCCACTAAGGGTATTTTCCCGCCAGCAATGACTACCCTGCAGGGTGCCGTCCGGACCGCGCTGGCCCTGGAACGGGGCTGGCGCCCGGGTGAGGTTGCGTTGTGGCCGAAGGAACTAGGTGGTCCGGATGATCTGGGCGAACTGGAGTTACGCGGCCCTTACCTCCTCTTTGAAGATCAGCCCTATTTCCCTATGCCCCTCATTTTATTGGAGAAATCCGGCCACTTTACAAGGCTGACGCCTGGGGAGCCAGTTACGTGCGACTTAGGCTGTGTCCGTCTCCCGGTACCAGAGCGGCGCCTTGAGGGCGCGAAACTGCCGGAAGGATACTACTTATCCCGGGATGGCCTGTGCGCTGTTTTGGATGGCGTAATTCCATCTACGGAAGACATTAAAAAGGCGGAGGAGCTTTGGGCCGAAGAGGTTCGGGTTGGGATAGAACGTCAAGACAGTACCCGCACCGCCTTAGAAGGGCATCTTTATAACTGCGTCCACGTTCGACCTGCTGCGAACGTGAAGCTGGTGGTATTCGTATCCGGTATCCCGTCGGACTGGCAGGTGGCTGGCCGGCGGGTGGTCCCTCTTGGTGGGGAGGGCCGTCTGGCCGCCATAGAGATCACACCGGCAGAACCGGCCGGAATCCTCCCGTCGGTGCCATTGATTTGCGGGGAGGACGGCAAGCTACGTTTTACTGTAACCTTGGTTACGCCGGGCTGGTACGGTAAACCGCAGGATGTGCAGCGGGTGATTCGCGAGGGTCCACCAGGCATTCCAGGCCGCTGTGTCTCAGCCTGTATCGGCAAAGTGCAACAGGTTGGCGGTTGGGACCTTGCAAACCAACAACCAAGGCCTCTTATGCCGGTTCTGCCGCCTGGAAGCACCTGGTTTTATGAGGCGGGCGCTACAGATGCCGGCCAGGTAGCCAGACTCCACGGACAATGTCTTGGTTTCCGGGCAGCCTATGGTTTTGGGCAAATCGCTATTGGTAGATGGGAGGAGAAGAAAAATGAATAA
- a CDS encoding TIGR02710 family CRISPR-associated CARF protein has product MTRILVVSVGGSCEPVVNACRELKPDFIYFVCSEGPKGSSLTIDGPGEPCGDEKKAIAHQLGLQLDAYRKIEVADPDDLNACYKAVREVSAEITARFGPDAEVVANYTGGTKTMSVALALFAIIEGNWNLTLNKGPRRDLVKVRAGDMPVLVGKQAVALTLLRNQAREFLKRYAYDMADAVLAQATVNQLLSGSYQDELLRARRLCQAFHSWDVFDHVRALELLQVTGGKRCAPFIEALLDISGKGRATGYEQVVDLIFNAHRRAAQGRYDDCVARLYRALEMLAQVRLQKEWGIETGNVELAKLPEHLRARYSQLADADGRIRLPLRKAYDLLAELGDPVGRLWQESQRPIVAALEGRNSSILAHGVQPLHRENYETYATVIEGFIRQALETLGVKTRCRQLPREELLEM; this is encoded by the coding sequence ATGACCCGCATCCTGGTGGTATCAGTTGGCGGCTCTTGCGAGCCGGTGGTTAACGCCTGCCGGGAGCTCAAACCCGATTTTATTTACTTTGTCTGTTCGGAAGGCCCTAAAGGGAGTTCGCTCACCATTGATGGTCCCGGGGAACCTTGTGGGGATGAGAAAAAGGCTATAGCGCACCAGTTAGGTCTTCAACTGGATGCTTACAGAAAGATCGAGGTGGCGGACCCGGACGATCTGAATGCCTGTTACAAGGCTGTGAGAGAGGTTAGCGCAGAAATCACCGCCCGCTTCGGTCCTGACGCCGAGGTGGTTGCCAACTACACCGGCGGCACGAAAACAATGTCTGTAGCTCTCGCTTTGTTTGCTATTATCGAGGGAAACTGGAATCTTACCTTAAATAAGGGCCCCCGGCGCGACCTTGTTAAAGTGAGGGCCGGGGATATGCCTGTGCTTGTCGGTAAGCAGGCGGTAGCCCTTACATTGCTACGAAATCAGGCCAGAGAATTCCTGAAACGCTACGCTTACGATATGGCCGATGCGGTTCTCGCGCAGGCTACCGTAAACCAGCTTCTTTCAGGGTCTTACCAAGACGAGCTGCTCCGTGCGCGCCGGTTATGCCAGGCCTTTCACTCCTGGGATGTTTTCGACCACGTGCGGGCCTTAGAACTGCTTCAGGTCACAGGGGGCAAGCGTTGTGCACCGTTTATTGAAGCCTTATTGGATATTAGCGGTAAAGGGAGGGCTACCGGATACGAACAGGTGGTTGACCTTATCTTTAACGCCCACCGGCGTGCGGCACAAGGACGGTATGATGATTGCGTTGCCAGATTATACCGGGCATTGGAGATGCTGGCCCAGGTCCGCCTCCAGAAAGAGTGGGGAATCGAGACGGGTAACGTGGAGCTCGCAAAGCTGCCGGAGCATCTTCGCGCGCGGTATAGTCAGTTAGCCGATGCAGATGGCCGCATCCGCTTACCCCTGAGGAAAGCGTACGATCTTCTTGCAGAGCTCGGCGATCCCGTAGGACGCTTATGGCAAGAAAGCCAAAGGCCCATAGTGGCGGCACTTGAAGGCCGCAACAGCTCGATTTTAGCCCACGGCGTGCAACCGCTGCACCGCGAAAACTACGAAACATACGCCACCGTTATCGAAGGCTTTATCCGGCAGGCGCTCGAAACCCTCGGCGTAAAAACGCGCTGCCGCCAACTCCCCCGGGAGGAACTGCTCGAAATGTGA
- the cmr4 gene encoding type III-B CRISPR module RAMP protein Cmr4, giving the protein MNNAILGLLAETSLHPGIGQVVGAVDLPVAREKPTDYPVIVGSSLKGALRDWAEQVLGVENERVKKIFGEQDSAGAVAVTDARLLLLPVRSLSGHYKWVTCPYLLERYQRDRKLAGMTADISVPRPEKGEAMVSQKQGQLFLEELSFNVVVTNLMPLVEIISPLIRHASVRERLADGVVVVNDDEFVYFARHGLAINARNVLDDKTKTSENLWYEETIPADTLFYALLFARFGQEDALSDLAGIFKARPYLQVGGNETVGQGWCAVSWLSFGGEAQ; this is encoded by the coding sequence ATGAATAACGCGATTCTTGGTCTGTTAGCTGAAACTAGTCTTCATCCAGGCATCGGCCAGGTAGTCGGGGCCGTAGATCTTCCAGTAGCGCGGGAGAAGCCAACCGATTACCCTGTCATTGTCGGTTCAAGCCTGAAGGGCGCTTTGCGCGACTGGGCGGAACAAGTTTTGGGGGTTGAAAATGAGAGGGTCAAAAAAATTTTTGGTGAGCAGGACAGTGCTGGCGCTGTGGCGGTAACTGACGCGCGGCTGCTGCTCTTGCCGGTACGTTCGCTTAGCGGTCACTATAAGTGGGTGACGTGCCCTTATCTTCTGGAGCGCTACCAGCGCGATCGGAAGTTAGCGGGGATGACGGCGGACATTTCGGTCCCTCGGCCGGAAAAAGGGGAGGCTATGGTAAGCCAAAAGCAGGGACAGCTCTTTTTAGAAGAACTTTCTTTCAATGTTGTTGTTACCAATCTTATGCCCCTGGTTGAGATTATAAGCCCCTTGATCCGGCACGCGTCCGTGCGTGAGCGGCTGGCTGACGGGGTGGTGGTTGTCAATGATGACGAGTTTGTCTATTTCGCGCGTCATGGCTTAGCAATTAACGCGCGCAACGTCTTAGATGATAAAACCAAAACCAGCGAGAATCTCTGGTACGAAGAAACAATCCCAGCAGACACTCTCTTTTACGCCTTATTGTTTGCTCGTTTCGGACAGGAGGACGCTTTGAGTGACCTTGCTGGAATATTCAAAGCCCGGCCCTATTTACAGGTTGGGGGGAACGAAACGGTAGGCCAAGGTTGGTGCGCCGTTTCCTGGCTATCCTTTGGAGGGGAGGCGCAGTGA
- the cas5 gene encoding CRISPR-associated protein Cas5 codes for MLVFDLTGPMAHFRKYYTNTSALTYGFPPRTALMGIVAAVLGFERDSYYEKLDRGRFAVAVKVPPRRLFQTVNYVRTKREDLPLLRRLQRLPGTQTPLEFLFPGGEYRALRFRVFFGYPDGGLVREAAARLREGRPCFPLYLGLTECLASASYVNLFGPRDYEPLPPGTPVALTSVLNAAHLEKVDLPAVSAARLLRERAPYAFGPGRTLRPPVAVVYEAGGQPLPVRLRVPAYRFSLATAGDGETVAFLEG; via the coding sequence GTGCTGGTTTTCGACCTAACCGGGCCGATGGCTCATTTTCGCAAATACTACACTAATACGTCGGCCCTGACCTACGGCTTCCCGCCGCGAACCGCGCTGATGGGTATTGTGGCCGCCGTATTAGGCTTCGAACGGGATTCTTATTACGAAAAACTGGACCGCGGCCGCTTCGCCGTGGCGGTTAAGGTGCCGCCGCGCCGGTTGTTTCAGACGGTGAACTACGTGCGTACCAAAAGGGAAGACCTGCCCCTGCTGCGGCGTTTGCAACGGCTTCCCGGAACGCAGACGCCGTTAGAGTTCCTTTTCCCGGGCGGGGAATACCGCGCCCTGCGGTTTCGGGTATTCTTCGGCTACCCGGACGGGGGATTAGTGCGGGAGGCCGCCGCGCGGCTGCGGGAGGGACGGCCCTGTTTCCCGCTATACCTCGGCCTTACCGAATGCCTGGCAAGCGCCAGCTACGTAAACCTTTTCGGGCCGCGGGATTACGAGCCCTTGCCTCCCGGCACTCCGGTCGCCCTCACCTCGGTCTTGAACGCGGCCCACCTGGAAAAAGTGGACTTGCCAGCGGTGAGCGCGGCTCGCCTGCTACGGGAGCGGGCGCCGTACGCCTTTGGCCCCGGCCGGACGCTGCGGCCTCCGGTCGCGGTTGTTTACGAGGCCGGAGGGCAGCCCCTTCCGGTTCGTCTGCGCGTCCCGGCCTACCGCTTCTCCTTGGCCACTGCCGGTGACGGGGAAACGGTAGCCTTCCTGGAGGGATAG
- a CDS encoding TIGR02556 family CRISPR-associated protein encodes MKSCKLVKDTFDDHLERECKEVIPLLEAVALIGRTLAKGDDALADLVKPVRKPPKVDTIYLVKLDFRADSGAPLAVEMQEIDDAVLSRYRWIGNNVGSRPQFYLTTDRLEYLVGQAPENLLARLEEAGLENGSLYRRLSALVESFFRKLPEGSRVLDPQRLGVTTEDLLSATWEESAGKPRERAKAVVAAAAEAVKKWALGQLGLKAAEAALWTVLYNGAPLVSDPDYATVVLRDKEGAVDKGEPGVCSVCGTADRPVAWDFAQLNFLKYYITDKLGAASGLVEEGFTRNFQACKDCFQGLLRAESFAQQNLNLKVGPLSFLVLPAFLREVGLTRADLEAWAERLQVRVGVLADISRWVEKIGGRGGLESELLDFLEDLALPFDNAALLNFLFYRKSKSEFRVLALVKDVAPSRITRLVEHSHRLANRAAALLGPDRWWLDLTAIYRLVPLSEGPRGAEYKKLLHIYHGLLTDAPLDRAWLIREFVALANIYRTGKYKGTNVPEPKAGTEEWEWTRRLLQANLFLQFLREENLLRGGSFLSEPLAMRELPEDIRRYLKAMAYSEEEAALFLLGYLLNQVGQKQRDRGYENKPVLEKVNYNGMSWTKVVRLANILVDQLRQHDIFRYNEGLFAAMKKLLDARRHNWSLSPEENVFYILSGYAYATRAAIRARAEKQNDTKGGND; translated from the coding sequence GTGAAATCCTGTAAGCTGGTAAAAGACACCTTTGATGATCATTTAGAACGCGAATGCAAGGAGGTGATTCCCCTGCTCGAAGCTGTAGCCTTAATCGGCCGGACGCTGGCCAAAGGAGACGACGCGCTGGCCGACCTCGTGAAGCCGGTCCGCAAACCGCCAAAGGTTGACACCATTTACTTGGTTAAGCTTGACTTCCGGGCGGATTCAGGTGCGCCGCTGGCGGTGGAGATGCAGGAGATCGACGACGCGGTGCTTAGCCGCTACCGCTGGATCGGCAACAATGTGGGCAGCCGCCCCCAGTTTTACCTGACTACTGACCGGCTCGAATATCTGGTGGGACAGGCACCGGAGAATCTTTTGGCGCGCCTCGAAGAAGCCGGGCTTGAAAACGGCAGCCTTTACCGGCGGCTGTCAGCGCTCGTGGAGTCGTTTTTTCGCAAGCTGCCGGAGGGGAGCCGTGTCCTCGATCCGCAGCGGTTAGGGGTAACAACAGAAGACCTCTTGAGCGCTACCTGGGAGGAAAGCGCGGGGAAGCCGCGGGAGCGGGCGAAGGCGGTGGTTGCGGCGGCGGCCGAAGCGGTAAAAAAGTGGGCGCTGGGGCAGCTGGGGCTGAAAGCGGCGGAAGCGGCGCTCTGGACGGTGCTCTACAACGGTGCACCGTTGGTAAGCGACCCGGATTATGCTACCGTGGTGCTCCGGGATAAGGAAGGGGCGGTAGATAAAGGCGAGCCGGGCGTGTGCTCGGTCTGCGGTACCGCAGACCGGCCGGTGGCTTGGGATTTCGCGCAGCTTAACTTCCTAAAGTACTACATTACCGATAAGCTCGGTGCAGCCTCAGGTCTGGTGGAAGAAGGGTTTACCCGCAACTTCCAGGCCTGTAAGGATTGCTTCCAGGGGTTGCTCCGGGCCGAAAGTTTCGCCCAGCAGAACTTAAATCTCAAGGTGGGGCCGCTTTCCTTCCTGGTTTTGCCAGCCTTCCTACGGGAAGTGGGCTTGACCCGGGCCGACCTGGAGGCTTGGGCGGAACGGCTGCAGGTGCGCGTCGGGGTGCTGGCCGACATAAGTCGCTGGGTCGAGAAGATCGGCGGCCGCGGCGGGCTGGAAAGCGAGCTTTTGGATTTCCTTGAAGACCTGGCGCTGCCCTTCGATAACGCCGCACTCCTCAACTTCCTCTTCTACCGGAAGAGCAAGAGCGAGTTTCGGGTGCTCGCCTTGGTGAAGGATGTGGCGCCGAGCCGCATTACGAGGCTTGTAGAGCACAGCCACCGGCTGGCCAACCGGGCGGCGGCGCTCCTGGGGCCCGACCGCTGGTGGCTGGACCTTACCGCCATTTACCGGCTGGTGCCCTTGAGCGAAGGGCCGCGCGGCGCGGAGTACAAAAAGCTGCTCCATATTTACCACGGCCTTTTGACGGATGCGCCACTTGACCGCGCCTGGCTCATCCGGGAGTTTGTGGCTCTGGCCAATATTTATCGCACCGGTAAGTATAAAGGCACCAATGTGCCGGAGCCTAAAGCGGGTACCGAGGAGTGGGAGTGGACGCGCCGGCTGCTGCAGGCGAACCTTTTTCTCCAATTCCTGCGGGAAGAAAACCTTTTGCGAGGGGGGAGTTTCTTGAGCGAACCTTTGGCGATGCGGGAGCTGCCGGAGGATATCCGGAGGTACCTCAAGGCGATGGCTTACAGCGAAGAGGAAGCGGCGCTCTTTCTGTTAGGGTACCTTTTAAACCAGGTGGGACAGAAACAGCGCGACCGCGGTTACGAGAACAAACCCGTGCTGGAAAAAGTCAACTATAACGGCATGTCCTGGACCAAAGTGGTCCGGCTGGCGAACATCCTCGTGGACCAGCTCCGGCAGCACGACATCTTTCGCTACAACGAGGGTCTGTTCGCGGCTATGAAAAAGCTGCTCGACGCCCGGCGGCATAACTGGTCGCTTTCGCCCGAGGAAAACGTTTTTTACATCCTTTCGGGTTACGCCTACGCTACCCGGGCGGCCATCAGAGCCCGGGCGGAAAAACAGAACGATACTAAAGGAGGCAACGATTAA
- the cas6 gene encoding CRISPR-associated endoribonuclease Cas6, translating into MQLTIFFTAPGPVAVPVQYGHLLQGLIYRQMENPVLRSYLHDQGFALEKRRFKLFTFSRLLGRAARYDQAAGRLVLTPPLRLVICSPIPFILQELGTGFLRQGRVRLGEASLEVKEMATAAPRVRQSTLRVRMLSPLVTYSTLDGVSGRAYTYYYSPFEPRFGELIGANLAKKHLLVYGRPADTAGFTIRPVRVEDRDQKVTYYKKTVIKGWMGDYELSGDPALLQIALDAGLGAKNSQGYGCCTPLEEAKPAAATGSE; encoded by the coding sequence ATGCAGCTCACCATCTTCTTTACCGCCCCGGGGCCGGTGGCTGTTCCCGTTCAGTACGGCCACCTGCTGCAGGGGCTGATCTACCGGCAGATGGAAAACCCGGTGCTCAGGAGCTACCTGCATGACCAGGGGTTCGCCTTAGAGAAGCGCCGGTTCAAGCTCTTCACCTTCTCGCGACTTTTGGGCCGGGCGGCGCGTTACGATCAGGCAGCCGGGCGGCTAGTGCTCACGCCGCCGCTGCGTCTGGTCATCTGCTCTCCCATCCCTTTCATCCTCCAGGAACTCGGGACCGGTTTTTTGCGCCAGGGGCGGGTCCGGCTTGGAGAGGCTTCCCTGGAGGTGAAGGAGATGGCGACAGCGGCGCCCCGGGTGCGGCAAAGCACTTTGCGGGTGCGGATGCTCTCGCCGTTGGTCACCTACAGCACCCTGGATGGCGTCAGCGGGCGTGCTTACACCTATTACTACTCGCCCTTCGAGCCGCGTTTCGGAGAACTCATCGGCGCCAACCTGGCGAAAAAGCACCTTTTGGTCTACGGCCGCCCCGCTGACACGGCGGGCTTCACCATCCGGCCGGTGCGGGTGGAAGACCGGGACCAGAAGGTGACCTACTATAAAAAAACCGTCATCAAGGGCTGGATGGGCGATTACGAACTTTCCGGCGACCCGGCGCTTTTGCAGATAGCTCTGGACGCCGGTCTGGGCGCGAAAAACTCGCAGGGTTACGGCTGCTGCACGCCGCTTGAAGAGGCAAAACCGGCTGCAGCAACTGGCTCGGAGTAG
- a CDS encoding putative CRISPR-associated protein codes for MSRLFISTVGTSLLTGVARDSGPEISHLLCATANLRENELDHEQKEAIKGLASKAETILLGASVSEACRRSAELNGILMYYGPGLRDRANSQDSHFLISTDTFQGQITSGIVKQYLLNLGWRDVRVFGPPGLSTKDSRSFTSGVKTIVKWCKEEVSEYRKRGYHIVFNLVGGFKSLQGVMNTLGMFYADEIIYIFEAETADLIRIPRLPIRMDVQPVLQEKTKIFLLLENGYIAQRDDVQDIPEIYLDCDEAGSCTLSEWGLLVWEENKRSILEAAPLLDFEGLIYEKSFVKDFERLEKTRRADVLATLAQVALIFKENGLAGLREHSGLQYKNYQGFGDKEIGHFRLNQDWRVSCRAEGAALRLRHVGPHDYVNDNP; via the coding sequence ATGTCACGACTTTTTATTTCTACTGTCGGCACCAGCCTGCTTACTGGTGTAGCTCGTGATAGTGGGCCAGAAATCAGCCATCTTCTTTGCGCTACTGCCAATTTGCGAGAAAATGAACTGGATCACGAGCAGAAAGAGGCGATCAAGGGTTTGGCGTCCAAGGCTGAAACGATCCTCCTGGGGGCGTCGGTAAGCGAAGCTTGCCGCCGTAGCGCTGAACTTAACGGCATTCTTATGTACTACGGTCCGGGATTACGGGATAGGGCGAATAGCCAGGATAGCCATTTTCTTATTAGCACCGACACGTTTCAGGGCCAAATTACATCCGGGATCGTGAAGCAATATCTACTGAACTTAGGATGGCGAGACGTCCGAGTTTTTGGCCCGCCGGGACTAAGTACCAAGGACTCACGAAGCTTTACTTCCGGGGTTAAAACAATTGTTAAATGGTGCAAGGAGGAAGTTTCCGAATATAGGAAACGCGGTTACCATATCGTTTTTAACCTTGTAGGAGGTTTTAAAAGCCTGCAAGGTGTCATGAACACTTTAGGTATGTTTTACGCCGATGAGATTATCTATATCTTCGAAGCCGAGACCGCCGATCTTATCCGTATCCCGCGTCTCCCGATAAGGATGGATGTCCAACCCGTGTTGCAAGAGAAGACAAAAATTTTCCTTCTGTTGGAGAATGGCTACATTGCCCAAAGAGACGATGTGCAGGACATACCGGAGATTTATTTGGACTGCGATGAAGCAGGGTCTTGCACGCTTAGCGAATGGGGGCTGCTTGTCTGGGAGGAAAACAAGCGAAGCATTCTGGAAGCAGCGCCGTTGCTGGATTTCGAGGGACTCATTTACGAGAAAAGCTTCGTTAAAGACTTCGAACGACTGGAGAAAACGCGAAGAGCAGATGTCCTCGCTACTCTGGCTCAGGTAGCCCTGATTTTTAAAGAAAACGGGCTAGCTGGCCTGCGTGAGCACTCGGGACTTCAGTACAAGAATTACCAAGGGTTTGGCGATAAGGAGATCGGGCATTTCCGTTTGAACCAGGATTGGCGGGTGTCCTGCCGGGCTGAGGGTGCGGCTCTACGTCTTCGTCACGTCGGCCCGCATGACTACGTTAACGACAATCCATAA
- the cmr5 gene encoding type III-B CRISPR module-associated protein Cmr5, giving the protein MQTLEQKRAKHALDKVRNIKDNYRGEQQENFVSYVERLPATILTNGLGQAMAMLLAQAKNKEESAHYLLYNALKDWLCRNDPEAPYKGESDLMAAIVSHDRAAYLRAQVEALAYLEWFKKFVVAFLKEKKGKD; this is encoded by the coding sequence ATGCAGACCCTTGAACAGAAAAGAGCCAAACATGCTTTAGATAAAGTACGTAACATCAAGGACAATTACCGAGGCGAGCAACAGGAGAACTTTGTTTCCTACGTTGAAAGGTTACCAGCAACTATTCTCACCAACGGCCTCGGCCAAGCAATGGCGATGCTCCTGGCACAAGCAAAGAACAAGGAAGAAAGCGCGCACTATCTTCTTTACAATGCTTTAAAGGATTGGCTTTGCCGGAATGATCCTGAGGCGCCATATAAAGGAGAGTCCGACCTTATGGCGGCGATTGTCAGTCACGACCGCGCAGCTTACCTCCGTGCTCAGGTCGAGGCGCTGGCCTATTTGGAGTGGTTTAAGAAGTTCGTTGTGGCCTTCCTGAAGGAAAAGAAGGGGAAGGATTGA
- the cas7b gene encoding type I-B CRISPR-associated protein Cas7/Csh2, whose protein sequence is MGTITQNSELLFLYDAKMCNPNGDPDDENRPRFDPDRERCLVSDVRLKRYIRDYLEEKGHTIYVTKAEGVVQATDRIKQVLGKDDVSGADLPALLARLIDVRLFGATMPIKGAKKGEGEAVNLTGPVQFAWGYSLNRVQMVDSVTISSQFATREQAGQGTFGKDYRIYYALIGFHGVISARRAQAMLARADGNEAAATSDADIELLDEAMVNAIPLAATRSKIGQYPRLYLRVVFTDGETFAGDPREDLTVNPDQNLRSVKELTLDLTALGGRLVRFKERIARVLVFQDADLRTTAAGREVKAAGWLAELLGADKVKTIERT, encoded by the coding sequence ATGGGTACCATCACGCAAAACAGCGAGCTCCTCTTTCTCTATGACGCCAAAATGTGCAACCCGAACGGCGATCCGGACGACGAAAACCGGCCACGCTTCGACCCCGACCGGGAGCGCTGCCTGGTTTCTGACGTGCGCCTGAAACGCTACATCCGCGACTACCTGGAGGAGAAGGGGCATACCATCTACGTCACCAAGGCGGAGGGGGTGGTGCAGGCCACCGACCGGATAAAGCAGGTGCTGGGCAAAGATGACGTAAGCGGCGCCGACCTGCCGGCCCTGCTCGCCAGGCTGATAGACGTGCGGCTTTTTGGGGCGACGATGCCGATCAAGGGGGCCAAAAAGGGGGAAGGCGAGGCGGTCAACCTGACCGGCCCCGTGCAGTTCGCCTGGGGTTATTCCCTCAACCGCGTGCAGATGGTCGATTCGGTCACCATTTCGTCCCAGTTTGCCACCCGGGAGCAGGCCGGGCAGGGGACTTTCGGCAAGGACTACCGGATCTATTACGCCCTCATCGGTTTTCACGGTGTCATTAGCGCCCGGCGCGCCCAAGCAATGCTGGCCCGTGCCGACGGGAACGAAGCTGCCGCCACCAGCGACGCCGACATTGAGTTGCTGGATGAGGCGATGGTGAACGCCATCCCCCTCGCGGCCACCCGGTCGAAGATCGGCCAGTACCCGCGGCTCTACCTGCGGGTGGTCTTCACGGATGGGGAAACCTTCGCCGGCGACCCGCGGGAGGACCTTACAGTGAACCCCGACCAGAACCTACGCTCCGTTAAAGAGCTGACCCTGGACCTCACGGCCCTGGGCGGACGGCTGGTGCGCTTCAAAGAACGCATCGCGCGGGTCCTCGTCTTCCAGGACGCGGACCTTCGCACTACCGCGGCGGGGCGAGAAGTTAAGGCGGCTGGTTGGCTTGCGGAGCTTTTGGGTGCGGATAAGGTGAAAACCATAGAAAGGACCTGA